The following proteins come from a genomic window of Burkholderia stabilis:
- the xseA gene encoding exodeoxyribonuclease VII large subunit, protein MPSDSPFSSPGATRGGDEVIPVSALNRAISTMLERSFPLLWISGEVSNFTRAASGHWYFSIKDQQAQMRCVMFRGRAQYAEFTPREGDRIEVRAVVTMYEPRGEVQLNVEAVRRTGQGRLYEAFLRLKAQLEGEGLFAPERKRPLPAHPRAIGIVTSLQAAALRDVLTTLARRAPHIPVIVYPAPVQGAGSAEKLVAAVEAANARREVDVLLVCRGGGSIEDLWSFNDEALARAIAASEVPVVSGVGHETDFTIADFAADVRAPTPTGAAELASPQRALLLREVGDRQRALARGMERRLEQRAQQLDWLARRLVSPAERLQRQRTHVEQLAVRLASAASRPVRDARARFALAQLRWQRARPDPSQARQALAGLSQRLVLALQRRHERDTARVSACAARLEVLSPQRTLERGYAALIDTQTGRAVRAPGALKPQRRLTVHLAEGSADVSLADVQPRLTDTI, encoded by the coding sequence ATGCCCTCCGATTCCCCTTTTTCCTCACCCGGCGCGACCCGCGGCGGCGACGAAGTGATTCCCGTTTCGGCGCTCAATCGCGCGATTTCGACGATGCTCGAGCGCTCGTTTCCGCTGTTGTGGATCTCGGGCGAAGTGTCGAATTTCACGCGCGCCGCGAGCGGCCACTGGTATTTCTCGATCAAGGACCAGCAGGCGCAGATGCGCTGCGTGATGTTCCGCGGTCGCGCGCAATACGCCGAATTCACGCCGCGCGAAGGCGACCGGATCGAAGTGCGCGCGGTCGTCACGATGTACGAGCCGCGCGGCGAAGTGCAACTGAACGTCGAGGCCGTGCGGCGTACCGGGCAGGGGCGGCTCTACGAGGCGTTCCTGCGGCTGAAGGCGCAGCTCGAGGGCGAGGGGCTGTTCGCGCCCGAGCGCAAGCGGCCGTTGCCGGCCCATCCGCGCGCGATCGGCATCGTCACGTCGCTGCAGGCGGCCGCGCTGCGCGACGTGCTGACCACGCTCGCGCGCCGCGCGCCGCACATTCCGGTGATCGTCTACCCGGCGCCCGTGCAGGGGGCCGGTTCCGCCGAGAAGCTCGTCGCGGCGGTCGAGGCTGCGAATGCGCGGCGCGAGGTCGACGTATTGCTGGTCTGTCGCGGCGGCGGTTCGATCGAGGATCTGTGGTCGTTCAACGACGAGGCGCTCGCGCGTGCGATCGCGGCGAGCGAAGTGCCGGTGGTGAGCGGCGTCGGGCACGAAACCGATTTCACGATCGCGGACTTCGCGGCCGACGTGCGCGCGCCGACGCCGACCGGCGCGGCCGAGCTTGCGAGCCCGCAGCGCGCGCTGCTGCTGCGCGAGGTCGGTGACCGCCAGCGCGCGCTCGCGCGCGGCATGGAACGCAGGCTCGAACAGCGCGCGCAGCAGCTCGACTGGCTCGCGCGCCGGCTCGTGAGCCCGGCCGAGCGGCTGCAGCGGCAGCGCACGCACGTCGAGCAGCTTGCGGTGCGGCTCGCGTCTGCGGCTTCGCGGCCCGTGCGCGACGCACGCGCGCGTTTCGCACTCGCGCAACTGCGCTGGCAGCGCGCGCGGCCCGATCCATCGCAGGCGCGCCAGGCGCTCGCGGGGTTGTCGCAGCGTCTTGTGCTGGCCTTGCAGCGCCGTCACGAACGCGACACGGCGCGTGTGTCAGCCTGTGCGGCGCGGCTCGAGGTGCTGAGCCCGCAGCGCACGCTCGAGCGCGGTTATGCGGCGCTCATCGATACGCAGACGGGCCGCGCGGTGCGTGCGCCGGGCGCGCTGAAGCCACAGCGCCGCCTGACCGTGCATCTCGCCGAAGGCTCGGCCGACGTGTCGCTCGCCGACGTGCAGCCGCGCCTGACCGATACGATCTGA
- the sodB gene encoding superoxide dismutase [Fe]: MAHTLPPLPYAEDALAPTISLETIQYHYGKHHQAYVTNLNNLIPGTEFENLSLEEIVKKSSGGIFNNAAQIWNHTFFWNSLSPNGGGAPTGALGDAINAKWGSYDAFKEAFTKAAVGTFGSGWAWLVKKADGSLDIVSTSNAATPLTTADKALLTIDVWEHAYYIDYRNARPKFVEAFWNIVNWDFAAKNFA, from the coding sequence ATGGCTCATACGCTCCCGCCGCTCCCGTACGCTGAAGACGCACTCGCGCCGACCATCTCGCTCGAGACGATCCAGTACCACTATGGCAAGCACCATCAGGCTTATGTGACGAACCTGAACAATCTGATCCCGGGCACGGAATTCGAAAACCTGTCGCTGGAAGAGATCGTGAAGAAGTCGTCGGGCGGCATCTTCAACAACGCCGCGCAAATCTGGAACCACACGTTCTTCTGGAACAGCCTGTCGCCGAACGGCGGCGGCGCACCGACCGGCGCGCTGGGCGACGCGATCAACGCGAAGTGGGGTTCGTACGACGCATTCAAGGAAGCGTTCACGAAGGCCGCAGTCGGCACGTTCGGTTCGGGTTGGGCATGGCTCGTGAAGAAGGCTGACGGTTCGCTCGACATCGTGTCGACGAGCAACGCAGCAACGCCGCTGACGACCGCCGACAAGGCACTGCTGACGATCGACGTGTGGGAACACGCGTACTACATCGACTACCGCAACGCACGTCCGAAGTTCGTCGAAGCGTTCTGGAACATCGTGAACTGGGACTTCGCAGCGAAGAACTTCGCTTAA
- the chrA gene encoding chromate efflux transporter, with the protein MSPSTASAPSRHPWPVFIAFLRLGLTSFGGPVAHLGYFRTEFVTRRAWLTERTYADLVGLCQFLPGPASSQVGMAIGLARAGYPGMFAAWLGFTLPSALLMMLFSLGVHASGAPIEAGALHGLRIVSVAVIAQAVWGMARTLCPDARRVTLMAAAACVALLAPAAWAQVAVIVAAGLAGLVLLPQPARDAHDPLPLHVSPRAAVLWLALFAALLVVLPFAAGALRSDTLAVVDAFFRTGALVFGGGHVVLPLLQAAVVAPGWVGDAAFLAGYGVAQAMPGPLFTFSTFLGASLRNAPNGWLGGTIALVSIFAPSFLLVAGTAPFWERLRRSTRMQAALAGVNAAVVGLLLAALYHPVWTDTIMAPRDLAAALVAFVALVFWRVPPWAVVIASAALGWGLGRLA; encoded by the coding sequence TTGAGCCCCTCGACCGCCTCCGCCCCCTCCCGCCATCCCTGGCCGGTGTTCATCGCATTCCTGCGGCTCGGCCTCACATCGTTCGGTGGCCCGGTTGCGCATCTCGGCTACTTCCGCACCGAGTTCGTCACGCGGCGCGCGTGGCTCACCGAGCGCACTTACGCGGATCTCGTCGGCCTGTGCCAGTTCCTGCCGGGGCCAGCGAGCAGCCAGGTCGGGATGGCGATCGGCCTCGCGCGCGCCGGCTACCCGGGAATGTTCGCCGCGTGGCTCGGCTTCACGCTGCCGTCGGCGTTGCTGATGATGCTGTTCTCGCTCGGCGTGCACGCGAGCGGCGCGCCGATCGAAGCCGGCGCGTTGCACGGGTTGCGCATCGTGTCGGTCGCCGTCATCGCACAGGCCGTTTGGGGTATGGCGCGCACACTGTGCCCGGATGCACGCCGCGTCACGCTGATGGCCGCGGCCGCCTGCGTCGCATTGCTCGCGCCTGCCGCATGGGCGCAGGTTGCAGTGATCGTCGCGGCCGGATTGGCCGGCCTCGTGCTGCTGCCACAGCCGGCGCGCGACGCCCACGACCCGTTGCCGCTGCACGTATCGCCCCGTGCGGCCGTGCTGTGGCTCGCGCTGTTCGCGGCACTCCTCGTCGTACTGCCGTTCGCGGCCGGTGCGCTGCGCTCCGATACCCTCGCCGTGGTCGATGCGTTCTTCCGTACGGGCGCGCTCGTGTTCGGCGGCGGGCATGTGGTGCTGCCGCTGCTGCAGGCGGCCGTGGTCGCGCCCGGCTGGGTCGGTGATGCTGCGTTCCTGGCCGGTTACGGTGTCGCGCAGGCCATGCCGGGGCCGTTGTTCACGTTCTCGACGTTCCTCGGCGCGTCGCTGCGCAACGCGCCGAACGGCTGGCTCGGCGGCACGATCGCGTTGGTGTCGATCTTCGCGCCATCGTTCCTGCTGGTGGCCGGCACCGCGCCGTTCTGGGAGCGCCTGCGCCGCAGCACGCGGATGCAGGCCGCGCTCGCGGGCGTGAACGCGGCCGTCGTCGGGCTGCTGCTCGCCGCGCTCTATCATCCGGTCTGGACCGACACGATCATGGCGCCGCGCGATCTGGCCGCCGCGCTCGTCGCCTTCGTCGCGCTGGTGTTCTGGCGTGTGCCGCCGTGGGCCGTCGTGATCGCGAGTGCGGCGCTCGGCTGGGGGCTCGGCCGCCTAGCCTGA
- a CDS encoding Crp/Fnr family transcriptional regulator, with protein MPSSLAPYLPQIGANPWFAALPPALRADLLAQSALRRLPAGQALFRRGDPPCGLYAVLAGSLTIGAVDPQGKEALLTVAEPVTWFGEIALFDGQPRTHDAIALDDALLLHVPQAALLALLDATPQYWRQFALLMAQKLRLSFLTVESMSVMPAAQRLAARLLMIANGYGGISAGRTHIRLSQETLASMLSLTRQTTNQLLKALQAAGVVRLHVGEIELVDIDALRRASGLGDAVR; from the coding sequence ATGCCCTCGTCGCTTGCCCCATACCTGCCTCAGATCGGCGCGAACCCGTGGTTCGCCGCGCTGCCGCCTGCGTTGCGCGCGGATCTGCTCGCGCAGTCGGCGCTGCGCCGCCTGCCGGCCGGCCAGGCGCTGTTCCGGCGCGGCGACCCGCCGTGCGGGCTGTACGCGGTACTGGCCGGTTCACTCACGATAGGTGCGGTCGATCCGCAGGGCAAGGAAGCGCTGCTGACGGTCGCCGAGCCCGTCACCTGGTTCGGCGAAATCGCGCTGTTCGACGGCCAGCCGCGCACGCACGACGCGATCGCGCTCGACGACGCGTTGCTGCTGCACGTCCCGCAGGCCGCGCTGCTCGCGCTTCTCGACGCAACGCCGCAATACTGGCGGCAATTCGCGCTGCTGATGGCGCAAAAGCTGCGCCTGAGCTTCCTGACCGTCGAATCGATGAGCGTGATGCCGGCCGCGCAGCGGCTCGCCGCACGCCTGCTGATGATCGCCAACGGCTACGGCGGCATCAGTGCCGGACGCACGCACATCCGGCTGTCGCAGGAAACGCTCGCGTCGATGCTGTCGCTGACGCGGCAGACCACGAACCAGCTGCTGAAGGCGCTGCAGGCCGCCGGTGTCGTGCGGCTGCATGTCGGCGAGATCGAGCTCGTCGACATCGACGCGTTGCGCCGCGCGAGCGGGTTGGGCGACGCCGTGCGCTGA
- a CDS encoding DUF962 domain-containing protein has translation MKTLEDHLSQYAAYHRDARNIATHLVGIPMIVFAAEVLLSRPAIGMLAGVALSPALLLAVAFVVFYLRLDLRFGIVMTALFALGLWAAQALALLPTAQWLAIGVGAFVVGWIVQFVGHWFEGRKPAFVDDLVGLMVGPLFVVAEVAFFAGLRGDVRREVERRAGPVHGGAHSHV, from the coding sequence ATGAAAACGCTCGAAGATCATCTTTCCCAGTATGCGGCCTACCATCGCGACGCGCGCAACATCGCGACGCATCTGGTCGGCATTCCGATGATCGTGTTCGCGGCCGAGGTGCTGCTGTCGCGGCCGGCGATCGGGATGCTGGCCGGTGTCGCGCTGTCGCCGGCGCTGCTGCTCGCCGTCGCGTTCGTGGTGTTCTACCTGCGTCTGGACCTGCGCTTCGGGATCGTGATGACCGCGCTGTTCGCGCTCGGCCTGTGGGCCGCGCAGGCGCTCGCGTTGCTGCCGACCGCGCAATGGCTCGCGATCGGCGTCGGCGCGTTCGTCGTCGGCTGGATCGTGCAGTTCGTCGGGCACTGGTTCGAAGGGCGCAAGCCCGCGTTCGTCGACGATCTGGTCGGCCTGATGGTCGGGCCGCTGTTCGTCGTCGCCGAAGTCGCGTTCTTCGCGGGGCTGCGCGGCGACGTCCGACGGGAAGTTGAGCGGCGGGCCGGCCCCGTGCACGGCGGCGCGCATTCGCATGTCTGA
- a CDS encoding 2-dehydropantoate 2-reductase, with the protein MSDAPVCVFGAGAIGCYLGGRLAAAGANVTFVGRARIGEAIRLHGLRLTDQRGYRAPLAPADVAFSTDPAAAAGARLVLVAVKSAATRDAAAQLAGVLRPGTIVISFQNGLHNADVLRDALPQATVLAGMVPFNVIEREPGAFHQGSAGVLAADASPALQPFVDAFARAGLPLARHRDMRAVQWAKLLLNLNNAVNALANLPLRDELAQRAYRRCVALAQREALHWLARAAIRPARLTPLPAAWIPAVLDLPDAAFRVLGGRMLAIDPLARSSMSDDLAARRATEVEWINGEVVRLAARFGAQAPVNARLCALVHDAESAAARPAWRGDALWAELTAQAPRAGDVRAA; encoded by the coding sequence ATGTCTGATGCACCGGTCTGCGTGTTCGGCGCGGGCGCCATCGGCTGCTATCTCGGCGGCCGGCTCGCGGCGGCCGGCGCGAACGTGACGTTCGTCGGCCGCGCGCGAATCGGCGAAGCGATTCGCCTGCACGGGCTCAGACTGACTGACCAGCGCGGCTATCGTGCGCCGCTCGCGCCGGCCGATGTCGCGTTTTCGACCGACCCGGCTGCCGCGGCCGGTGCGCGGCTCGTGCTCGTCGCGGTGAAGTCGGCCGCGACGCGCGACGCCGCGGCGCAGCTCGCCGGCGTGCTGCGGCCCGGCACGATCGTGATCAGCTTCCAGAACGGCCTGCACAACGCCGACGTGCTGCGCGACGCGCTGCCGCAAGCGACCGTGCTGGCCGGCATGGTGCCGTTCAACGTGATCGAGCGCGAGCCCGGCGCGTTTCACCAGGGTTCCGCCGGCGTGCTCGCGGCCGATGCGTCGCCCGCGCTGCAGCCGTTCGTCGACGCATTTGCGCGCGCCGGGTTGCCGCTCGCGCGGCATCGCGACATGCGGGCCGTGCAGTGGGCGAAGCTGCTGCTCAACCTGAACAACGCGGTCAACGCGCTCGCGAACCTGCCGCTGCGCGACGAACTCGCGCAACGCGCTTACCGGCGCTGTGTCGCGCTCGCGCAGCGCGAAGCGTTGCACTGGCTGGCGCGCGCCGCGATCCGGCCCGCACGGCTGACGCCGCTGCCGGCCGCATGGATTCCCGCCGTGCTCGATCTTCCCGACGCGGCATTCCGCGTGCTCGGCGGCCGGATGCTGGCGATCGATCCGCTCGCGCGTTCGTCGATGTCCGACGATCTCGCGGCGCGCCGTGCGACGGAAGTCGAGTGGATCAATGGCGAGGTCGTGCGGCTGGCCGCACGCTTCGGCGCGCAGGCGCCCGTCAATGCGCGACTGTGCGCGCTCGTCCACGATGCGGAAAGCGCGGCGGCGCGCCCGGCCTGGCGCGGCGATGCGCTGTGGGCCGAGCTGACCGCGCAGGCGCCGCGCGCGGGCGACGTGCGGGCCGCATAG
- a CDS encoding class I SAM-dependent methyltransferase: MVDRPTLDAYDAHAAQYAQDWLDQAAPDDMYSLLEQHFSPGPTADVGCGAGRDTAWLASRGFDVRGYDASAALLDEARRRHPDLTFELAALPALAGVPSGAFRNVLCETVVMHLEPADAAAAATRLADLLMPGGTLYMSWRVAGNGALRDERGRLYTPLDSARMRAALGAGTHVIDEHEVVSASSGKRVHRLIVRKAADAA, encoded by the coding sequence ATGGTGGATCGCCCGACTCTCGATGCCTACGACGCCCATGCCGCGCAATACGCGCAGGACTGGCTCGACCAGGCCGCGCCCGACGACATGTATTCGCTGCTCGAACAGCATTTCTCGCCGGGGCCGACCGCGGACGTCGGCTGTGGCGCGGGGCGCGACACGGCCTGGCTCGCATCGCGCGGATTCGACGTGCGCGGCTACGATGCGAGCGCCGCGCTGCTCGACGAGGCGCGACGACGTCATCCAGACCTGACTTTCGAACTTGCCGCGCTGCCGGCGCTGGCCGGCGTGCCGTCCGGCGCGTTTCGCAACGTGCTGTGCGAAACGGTCGTTATGCACCTCGAGCCGGCGGATGCAGCGGCGGCCGCCACGCGGCTGGCCGATCTGCTGATGCCGGGCGGCACGTTGTACATGAGCTGGCGGGTGGCCGGAAACGGCGCGTTGCGAGACGAACGCGGCCGCCTCTATACGCCGCTCGACTCGGCGCGGATGCGTGCGGCGCTCGGCGCCGGCACGCACGTGATCGACGAGCATGAGGTCGTCAGCGCGTCGTCGGGCAAGCGCGTGCACCGGCTGATCGTGCGCAAGGCGGCCGACGCCGCGTGA
- a CDS encoding EAL domain-containing protein — protein sequence MSMIDIDPPGFQPPRPVAGDDGNRRTVLYGAYTVFSVFQPVFSVSHRRAIGYHASLRAHDEESRQVASHEVFTQAARRGDLLELGRLAESLHLGNFHAFDSHDEWLFLSLHPAALMDTVYGDALLANLKALGLPPHRVVLEVPEQAGGETPRYAAIIDGLRKAGFLIALVGFGAKHSNIDRVWHLHPDIVTLDRGILAQASEHSHLERVLPGLVSLLHESGQLVLMGGLSTERDALIALECDVDFVQGQYFAGPSVDPVQPQAAAGCMDTLSAALRLRVAERERTQAERLAPYVASLEEASQKLGAGESLTDAAVAVLGLPETARCFLLDASGRQIGDNVLARGSVSQRAKRFRPLLHSEGASWERRPYFIDAMRAPGRVHLTPPYLSINEAHLCVTASIAAPVATGMQVLCVDINWEAALNRE from the coding sequence ATGAGCATGATCGACATCGATCCCCCCGGCTTTCAGCCGCCCCGCCCCGTCGCCGGCGACGACGGGAACCGGCGCACCGTGCTGTACGGCGCCTACACCGTGTTCAGCGTGTTCCAGCCCGTTTTCTCGGTGTCGCACCGCCGCGCGATCGGTTATCACGCGTCGCTGCGCGCGCACGACGAGGAAAGCCGCCAGGTGGCGTCGCACGAAGTGTTCACGCAGGCGGCGCGGCGCGGCGACCTGCTCGAACTCGGCCGGCTCGCCGAATCGCTGCATCTCGGCAACTTCCACGCGTTCGACAGTCACGACGAATGGCTCTTCCTGAGCCTGCATCCGGCCGCGCTGATGGACACCGTGTACGGCGACGCGCTGCTCGCGAACCTGAAGGCCCTCGGATTGCCGCCGCACCGCGTGGTGCTCGAGGTACCCGAGCAGGCGGGCGGCGAGACGCCGCGCTACGCGGCGATCATCGACGGGCTGCGCAAGGCCGGCTTCCTGATCGCGCTCGTCGGTTTCGGCGCGAAGCATTCGAACATCGACCGCGTGTGGCACCTGCATCCCGATATCGTCACGCTCGATCGCGGCATCCTCGCGCAGGCGAGCGAGCACTCACATCTCGAACGCGTGCTGCCGGGGCTCGTGTCGCTGCTGCACGAATCCGGCCAGCTCGTGCTGATGGGCGGGCTGTCCACCGAGCGCGACGCGCTGATCGCGCTCGAATGCGACGTCGATTTCGTGCAGGGCCAGTACTTCGCGGGGCCGAGCGTCGACCCCGTCCAGCCGCAGGCCGCCGCGGGCTGCATGGATACGCTGTCGGCCGCGCTGCGGCTGCGCGTCGCCGAGCGCGAGCGCACCCAGGCGGAACGGCTGGCGCCGTATGTCGCCTCGCTCGAGGAAGCGAGCCAGAAGCTCGGCGCGGGCGAATCGCTCACCGATGCGGCCGTGGCCGTGCTCGGGCTGCCCGAAACGGCACGCTGCTTCCTGCTCGACGCATCGGGGCGCCAGATCGGCGACAACGTGCTCGCGCGCGGCAGCGTGTCCCAGCGCGCGAAGCGCTTCCGGCCGCTGCTGCATTCGGAAGGCGCGAGCTGGGAACGCCGCCCGTACTTCATCGACGCGATGCGCGCGCCGGGCCGCGTGCACCTGACGCCGCCGTACCTGTCGATCAACGAGGCGCACCTGTGCGTGACCGCGTCGATCGCCGCGCCCGTTGCGACCGGCATGCAGGTGCTCTGCGTCGACATCAACTGGGAAGCGGCGCTCAACCGCGAGTAA
- the mdtD gene encoding multidrug transporter subunit MdtD → MFQRPPAAAPGEKNLTVMLWLVATGFFMQTLDSTIVNTALPSMAASLGESPLRMQSVVIAYSLTMAVMIPVSGWLADTFGTRRVFFSAILVFSLGSLLCANAHTLTQLVVFRIVQGVGGAMLLPVGRLAVLRTFPAERYLSALSFVAIPGLIGPLIGPTLGGWLVKIASWHWIFLINVPVGVAGCVATFYSMPDSRNPAVGRFDLKGYLLLTIGMIAISLSLDGLADLGMQHAAVLVLLILSLACFVAYGLYAVRAPQPIFSLELFRIHTFSVGLLGNLFARIGSGAMPYLIPLLLQVSLGYSAFEAGLMMLPVAAAGMFSKRIITRLITRHGYRKVLLANTIMVGVMMASFALMHDTVPVWVKVVHLALFGGFNSMQFTAMNTLTLKDLGTGGASSGNSLFSLVQMLSMSLGVTVAGALLATFTGMLRTVTPSNTLPAFHATFICVGIITAASAWIFAQLAPEIRSTARKTDPSERA, encoded by the coding sequence ATGTTCCAACGCCCGCCCGCCGCCGCTCCCGGCGAAAAGAATCTCACCGTGATGCTCTGGCTCGTCGCGACGGGCTTTTTCATGCAGACGCTCGATTCCACGATCGTCAACACGGCGCTGCCGTCGATGGCCGCGAGCCTCGGCGAATCGCCGCTGCGGATGCAGTCGGTCGTGATCGCGTACTCGCTGACGATGGCGGTGATGATCCCGGTGTCCGGCTGGCTCGCGGATACGTTCGGCACGCGGCGCGTCTTCTTCAGCGCGATCCTGGTGTTCTCGCTCGGCTCGCTGCTGTGCGCGAACGCGCATACGCTGACGCAGCTCGTCGTGTTCCGCATCGTGCAGGGGGTCGGCGGCGCGATGCTGCTGCCGGTCGGGCGGCTCGCGGTGCTGCGCACCTTCCCGGCCGAACGCTACCTGTCCGCGCTGTCGTTCGTCGCGATTCCCGGCCTGATCGGCCCGCTGATCGGGCCGACGCTCGGCGGCTGGCTCGTGAAGATCGCGTCGTGGCACTGGATCTTCCTGATCAACGTGCCGGTCGGCGTCGCGGGCTGCGTCGCGACCTTCTACTCGATGCCCGACTCGCGCAATCCGGCAGTCGGCCGCTTCGACCTGAAGGGCTATCTGCTGCTGACGATCGGCATGATCGCGATCTCGCTGTCGCTCGACGGGCTCGCCGATCTCGGCATGCAGCACGCCGCCGTGCTGGTGCTGCTGATCCTGAGCCTCGCGTGCTTCGTCGCGTACGGGCTGTATGCGGTGCGCGCGCCGCAGCCGATCTTCTCGCTCGAACTGTTCAGGATCCACACGTTCAGCGTCGGGCTGCTCGGCAACCTGTTCGCGCGGATCGGCAGCGGCGCGATGCCGTACCTGATCCCACTGCTGCTGCAGGTGAGCCTCGGCTACTCGGCGTTCGAGGCCGGGCTGATGATGCTGCCGGTGGCGGCGGCCGGGATGTTCTCGAAGCGGATCATCACGCGCCTGATCACGCGGCACGGCTACCGCAAGGTGCTGCTCGCGAACACGATCATGGTCGGCGTGATGATGGCGAGCTTCGCGCTGATGCACGACACGGTGCCCGTCTGGGTGAAGGTCGTGCATCTCGCGCTGTTCGGCGGCTTCAACTCGATGCAGTTCACCGCGATGAACACGCTGACGCTGAAGGATCTCGGCACGGGCGGCGCGAGCAGCGGCAACAGCCTGTTCTCGCTCGTGCAGATGCTGTCGATGAGCCTCGGCGTGACGGTCGCCGGCGCGCTGCTCGCGACGTTCACCGGCATGCTGCGCACCGTGACGCCGAGCAACACGCTGCCCGCGTTCCATGCGACGTTCATCTGCGTCGGGATCATCACGGCCGCGTCCGCGTGGATCTTCGCGCAGCTCGCGCCCGAGATTCGCAGCACCGCGCGCAAGACCGACCCGTCCGAGCGCGCGTGA
- a CDS encoding DUF2917 domain-containing protein: MRELRLYLMDGNEPAGRWRIVDRTVLEVAEGNVWVTVEGQADDHWLGAGDSLTLLPGTRAWVSAGSDGSIFTFGPLAAPAARAAHAWWQLLVAWRDGRRHTAASLPT, encoded by the coding sequence ATGCGCGAACTGCGACTCTATTTGATGGACGGCAACGAGCCGGCCGGGCGGTGGCGCATCGTCGATCGCACCGTCCTCGAGGTGGCCGAAGGCAACGTCTGGGTGACCGTCGAGGGACAGGCCGACGATCACTGGCTCGGCGCCGGCGATTCGTTGACGCTTCTGCCCGGCACGCGCGCGTGGGTCAGCGCGGGATCGGACGGCTCGATTTTCACGTTCGGTCCGCTCGCGGCGCCGGCCGCGCGTGCCGCGCACGCGTGGTGGCAGCTGCTCGTCGCGTGGCGCGACGGCCGGCGTCACACGGCCGCGTCGCTGCCGACGTAG
- a CDS encoding citrate/2-methylcitrate synthase — translation MTSLSAQEAAGVLGVSVSTLYAYVSRGLLRSLPDGASKRRRYDADEVRLLARRRADAKRAGGVAERSLDWGVPVLESRITQIAGGRLRYRGADAIALADAATLEETAAKLWDCPPARLAAASLASTGFDAAQWNEWAQRWAHLAPLERTLVLLPAAAASLPRLWAQGRDAQLDSAALLLRVATAGLAGVGPGDAPVHRQLAATWRVRRRDEADLLRRALVLCADHELNPSTFAVRCIASTGTHLFGAIAGGLAALSGPRHGGETFRAGTLLDEAARAADLDRYLALRLAHDERADGGRTALSGFGHPLYPDGDPRAKALLDALHAASPDRPALHAAHALIVRVEAATGLRPAIDFALAVLERALALPDGAAFTLFAAGRTAGWIAHALEQHADGKLIRPRARYVGSDAAV, via the coding sequence ATGACATCCCTCAGCGCGCAGGAAGCCGCCGGCGTCCTCGGTGTTAGCGTGAGCACGCTTTATGCGTACGTGAGCCGCGGCCTGCTGCGCTCGCTGCCCGACGGCGCGAGCAAGCGCCGCCGCTACGACGCGGACGAAGTGCGCTTGCTCGCCCGCCGCCGCGCCGACGCGAAACGCGCGGGCGGTGTCGCCGAACGCTCGCTCGACTGGGGCGTGCCGGTGCTCGAATCGCGGATCACGCAGATCGCCGGCGGCCGCCTGCGCTACCGCGGCGCCGATGCGATCGCGCTGGCCGACGCCGCGACGCTCGAAGAGACGGCCGCAAAACTCTGGGACTGTCCGCCCGCGCGGCTTGCCGCCGCGTCGCTCGCGTCGACCGGTTTCGACGCCGCGCAATGGAACGAATGGGCGCAGCGCTGGGCGCATCTCGCGCCGCTCGAGCGCACGCTGGTGCTGCTGCCTGCCGCAGCCGCGTCGCTGCCGCGCCTTTGGGCGCAGGGGCGCGACGCGCAGCTCGACTCGGCCGCGCTGCTGTTGCGCGTCGCGACGGCCGGGCTCGCCGGCGTCGGGCCGGGCGATGCGCCCGTGCACCGGCAGCTCGCGGCCACGTGGCGCGTGCGGCGGCGCGACGAAGCGGACCTGCTGCGCCGCGCGCTCGTGCTGTGCGCCGATCACGAACTGAATCCTTCGACTTTCGCGGTGCGCTGCATCGCGTCGACCGGCACCCACCTGTTCGGCGCGATCGCGGGCGGGCTCGCGGCGCTGTCGGGCCCGCGTCACGGCGGCGAGACGTTCCGCGCGGGCACGCTGCTCGACGAAGCAGCCCGCGCCGCCGATCTCGATCGCTACCTGGCATTGCGGCTCGCGCACGACGAACGCGCGGACGGCGGCCGCACGGCGCTATCCGGCTTCGGGCACCCGCTCTACCCCGACGGCGACCCGCGCGCGAAGGCTCTGCTCGACGCGCTGCACGCGGCGTCGCCCGACCGGCCGGCGCTGCACGCGGCTCATGCGCTCATCGTACGCGTCGAAGCGGCGACGGGCCTGCGGCCGGCGATCGATTTCGCGCTCGCGGTGCTGGAGCGCGCGCTCGCGCTGCCGGACGGCGCGGCGTTCACACTGTTCGCGGCCGGCCGTACGGCCGGCTGGATCGCGCATGCGCTCGAACAGCATGCGGACGGGAAGCTGATCCGGCCCCGCGCACGCTACGTCGGCAGCGACGCGGCCGTGTGA